From a single Piliocolobus tephrosceles isolate RC106 chromosome 21, ASM277652v3, whole genome shotgun sequence genomic region:
- the REX1BD gene encoding required for excision 1-B domain-containing protein isoform X2: MITETAAEPTVLAVPAAEEATEAPGRKEPAWPWKDAPIRTLVQRIHQLQAERAQGFRRLEEGHRQYLRSGPDYDFARYRSTVHEVTQAFAAASREVLAVEAELAGPRRQPLLASHVRSLQELEQTRLGTVALLQLMETPELAGQEDAVQMHQLKMKVIKTMEAISEVLQDLRFDAESAE; the protein is encoded by the exons ATGATCACCGAGACCGCGGCGGAGCCCACGGTCCTTGCAGTGCCCGCTGCTGAGGAGGCCACCGAAGCCCCGGGACGCAAGGAGCCGGCGTGGCCCTGG AAAGACGCCCCGATCCGGACGCTGGTGCAGCGCATCCACCAGCTGCAGGCTGAGCGCGCGCAGGGCTTCCGCCGACTGGAGGA AGGCCACCGCCAGTACCTGCGCAGCGGCCCGGACTACGACTTCGCGCGCTACCGGAGCACAGTGCACGAGGTGACTCAGGCCTTCGCCGCCGCCTCGCGGGAGGTGCTGGCGGTGGAAGCAGAGCTGGCCGGGCCTCGCAGGCAGCCGCTGCTCGCCAGCCACGTGCGCAGCCTGCAGGAGCTGGAGCAGAcgcggctgggcacg GTGGCCCTGCTGCAGCTGATGGAGACGCCAGAGCTGGCGGGGCAGGAGGACGCTGTACAGATGCACCAGCTGAAAATGAA GGTAATTAAAACCATGGAGGCGATCAGCGAGGTTCTCCAGGACCTCAGGTTTGATGCGGAATCTGCCGAGTGA
- the REX1BD gene encoding required for excision 1-B domain-containing protein isoform X1: MITETAAEPTVLAVPAAEEATEAPGRKEPAWPWKDAPIRTLVQRIHQLQAERAQGFRRLEEVPTCRRGHRQYLRSGPDYDFARYRSTVHEVTQAFAAASREVLAVEAELAGPRRQPLLASHVRSLQELEQTRLGTVALLQLMETPELAGQEDAVQMHQLKMKVIKTMEAISEVLQDLRFDAESAE, translated from the exons ATGATCACCGAGACCGCGGCGGAGCCCACGGTCCTTGCAGTGCCCGCTGCTGAGGAGGCCACCGAAGCCCCGGGACGCAAGGAGCCGGCGTGGCCCTGG AAAGACGCCCCGATCCGGACGCTGGTGCAGCGCATCCACCAGCTGCAGGCTGAGCGCGCGCAGGGCTTCCGCCGACTGGAGGA GGTCCCCACCTGCCGCAGAGGCCACCGCCAGTACCTGCGCAGCGGCCCGGACTACGACTTCGCGCGCTACCGGAGCACAGTGCACGAGGTGACTCAGGCCTTCGCCGCCGCCTCGCGGGAGGTGCTGGCGGTGGAAGCAGAGCTGGCCGGGCCTCGCAGGCAGCCGCTGCTCGCCAGCCACGTGCGCAGCCTGCAGGAGCTGGAGCAGAcgcggctgggcacg GTGGCCCTGCTGCAGCTGATGGAGACGCCAGAGCTGGCGGGGCAGGAGGACGCTGTACAGATGCACCAGCTGAAAATGAA GGTAATTAAAACCATGGAGGCGATCAGCGAGGTTCTCCAGGACCTCAGGTTTGATGCGGAATCTGCCGAGTGA
- the LOC111554207 gene encoding cytochrome c oxidase subunit 6C-like, which produces MASEVLPKSQMRGLLAKRLRFHMVTAFVLSLGVAALYKFGVADKRKKAYADFYRNYDAMKDFEEMRKAGIFQSVK; this is translated from the coding sequence ATGGCATCCGAAGTTTTGCCAAAATCTCAGATGCGTGGCCTTCTGGCCAAGCGCCTGCGATTTCATATGGTTACAGCATTCGTGCTATCCCTGGGAGTTGCAGCTTTGTATAAGTTTGGTGTGGCtgataaaagaaagaaggcatACGCAGATTTCTACAGAAACTATGATGCCATGAAAGATTTTGAGGAGATGAGGAAGGCTGGTATCTTTCAGAGTGTAAAGTAA